Proteins encoded in a region of the Onychostoma macrolepis isolate SWU-2019 chromosome 20, ASM1243209v1, whole genome shotgun sequence genome:
- the max gene encoding protein max isoform X3 — MSDNDDIEVDSDADKRAHHNALERKRRDHIKDSFHSLRDSVPALQGEKQSIKQASRAQILDKATEYIQYMRRKNHTHQQDIDDLKRQNALLEQQVRALEKVKGTTQLQANYSSSDSSLYTNPKGSAVSAFDGGSDSSSESEPEEQRSRKKPRGEDS; from the exons ATGAGCGACAACGATGATATCGAGGTCGATAGTGAT GCAGACAAACGGGCACATCACAATGCGCTGGAGCGCAAACGTAGGGACCACATCAAAGACAGCTTTCACAGCCTTCGGGATTCCGTTCCCGCCTTGCAAGGGGAAAAG CAATCTATCAAACAGGCATCCCGAGCTCAAATCCTAGACAAAGCCACAGAGTACATCCAGTACATGCGACGGAAAAACCACACACACCAGCAGGACATCGACGACCTGAAGAGGCAGAACGCTCTGCTGGAGCAACAAG TACGGGCACTGGAGAAAGTCAAGGGGACCACACAGCTGCAGGCCAACTACTCCTCTTCAGACAGCAGCCTGTACACCAACCCCAAGGGCAGCGCTGTATCGGCCTTCGACGGTGGTTCCGACTCGAGCTCGGAGTCTGAGCCGGAGGAACAGCGTTCCCGGAAGAAGCCCCGTGGGGAGGACAGCTAA
- the max gene encoding protein max isoform X4 yields MSDNDDIEVDSDADKRAHHNALERKRRDHIKDSFHSLRDSVPALQGEKASRAQILDKATEYIQYMRRKNHTHQQDIDDLKRQNALLEQQVRALEKVKGTTQLQANYSSSDSSLYTNPKGSAVSAFDGGSDSSSESEPEEQRSRKKPRGEDS; encoded by the exons ATGAGCGACAACGATGATATCGAGGTCGATAGTGAT GCAGACAAACGGGCACATCACAATGCGCTGGAGCGCAAACGTAGGGACCACATCAAAGACAGCTTTCACAGCCTTCGGGATTCCGTTCCCGCCTTGCAAGGGGAAAAG GCATCCCGAGCTCAAATCCTAGACAAAGCCACAGAGTACATCCAGTACATGCGACGGAAAAACCACACACACCAGCAGGACATCGACGACCTGAAGAGGCAGAACGCTCTGCTGGAGCAACAAG TACGGGCACTGGAGAAAGTCAAGGGGACCACACAGCTGCAGGCCAACTACTCCTCTTCAGACAGCAGCCTGTACACCAACCCCAAGGGCAGCGCTGTATCGGCCTTCGACGGTGGTTCCGACTCGAGCTCGGAGTCTGAGCCGGAGGAACAGCGTTCCCGGAAGAAGCCCCGTGGGGAGGACAGCTAA
- the slc10a1 gene encoding hepatic sodium/bile acid cotransporter isoform X2, producing the protein MEVTVNPAIDSNFSSFNTDANITSENFAFNENADKLFQLSPMESLSVLICGCCPGGNLSNIFALALEGDMNLSIVMTACSTALGLGMMPLLLYLYSQGISDLAESVPFTIITLALIMILVPGGIGILINYRVPQYSKIITQVGLALLLISFVVIGFLAGISQGGKFFKVLSRQLIAIAALMPLTGFICGYILASLFSMNAPCRRTVSMEVGCQNIQLCTTILKVAFPAEHIGQLYFFPIIYIVFQIVEALIFIVLFRCHQRLRPS; encoded by the exons ATGGAGGTCACTGTAAATCCAGCCATCGATTCTAACTTTTCAAGCTTCAACACGGATGCAAACATCACCTCAGAAAACTTTGCATTCAATGAGAATGCTGACAAG CTGTTTCAGTTGAGTCCTATGGAGAGCTTATCTGTGTTAATTTGTGGGTGCTGTCCGGGAGGAAACCTCTCCAACATCTTTGCTCTGGCCCTCGAGGGAGACATGAACCTCAG TATTGTGATGACTGCTTGTTCCACGGCACTGGGATTGGGTATGATGCCCCTCCTGCTCTACCTGTACAGCCAGGGTATCTCAGACCTGGCAGAATCTGTTcctttcactatcatcactcTTGCCCTGATTATGATCTTGGTGCCCGGCGGTATTGGGATCCTGATCAACTACCGAGTGCCCCAGTATTCTAAGATCATCACTCAG GTTGGGTTGGCGCTGCTGCTGATCTCATTCGTTGTCATTGGTTTTCTTGCTGGTATATCTCAAGGAGGAAAATTTTTCAAAGTTCTGTCCCGTCAACTTATAGCCATTGCAGCATTGATGCCACTGACTGGATTCATATGTGGATATATATTGGCATCTCTGTTCAGCATGAATGCACC TTGCAGACGGACGGTTTCTATGGAGGTGGGTTGCCAGAACATTCAGCTGTGTACCACAATCCTGAAGGTGGCCTTCCCTGCTGAGCACATTGGTCAGCTGTATTTCTTCCCCATCATTTATATTGTGTTCCAGATAGTCGAGGCACTCATCTTCATAGTCCTGTTCAGATGCCATCAGAGACTGAGACCATCCTAA
- the max gene encoding protein max isoform X1 → MSDNDDIEVDSDEESPRFHSVADKRAHHNALERKRRDHIKDSFHSLRDSVPALQGEKQSIKQASRAQILDKATEYIQYMRRKNHTHQQDIDDLKRQNALLEQQVRALEKVKGTTQLQANYSSSDSSLYTNPKGSAVSAFDGGSDSSSESEPEEQRSRKKPRGEDS, encoded by the exons ATGAGCGACAACGATGATATCGAGGTCGATAGTGAT GAAGAATCACCGAGATTTCACTCTGTG GCAGACAAACGGGCACATCACAATGCGCTGGAGCGCAAACGTAGGGACCACATCAAAGACAGCTTTCACAGCCTTCGGGATTCCGTTCCCGCCTTGCAAGGGGAAAAG CAATCTATCAAACAGGCATCCCGAGCTCAAATCCTAGACAAAGCCACAGAGTACATCCAGTACATGCGACGGAAAAACCACACACACCAGCAGGACATCGACGACCTGAAGAGGCAGAACGCTCTGCTGGAGCAACAAG TACGGGCACTGGAGAAAGTCAAGGGGACCACACAGCTGCAGGCCAACTACTCCTCTTCAGACAGCAGCCTGTACACCAACCCCAAGGGCAGCGCTGTATCGGCCTTCGACGGTGGTTCCGACTCGAGCTCGGAGTCTGAGCCGGAGGAACAGCGTTCCCGGAAGAAGCCCCGTGGGGAGGACAGCTAA
- the srsf5b gene encoding serine and arginine rich splicing factor 5b, whose amino-acid sequence MSGCRIFIGRLNPSAREKDVERFFKGYGKIRDIDLKRGFGFVEFDDPRDAEDAVYELDGKELCNERVTIEHARVRLRGGRGRGGGGGGGGGGRFPGRYARGSQDSRRNPPPMRTENRLIVENLSSRVSWQDLKDFMRQAGEVTFADAHRPKLNEGVVEFASHSDLKNAMEKLSGKEINGRKIKLVEAARKKSRTRSRSNSSSRSRSRGRSTSRSRSRSHSHSPKSHNRSRSRSRSASASPVRPKEAPRAESASPPPPAQRPPPSRSPSADSRH is encoded by the exons ATGAGCGGTTGTCGTATTTTCATCGGTCGATTGAACCCCTCTGCTCGAGAGAAGGACGTCGAGCGGTTCTTCAAGGGTTATGGAAAAATAAGGGACATTGACCTGAAAAGAGGCTTCGGATTTGTG GAATTTGATGATCCGAGAGATGCAGAAGATGCTGTTTATGAGCTTGATGGGAAAGAGCTCTGCAATGAGAG GGTGACCATTGAACATGCCCGTGTCCGTCTGCGTGGGGGCCGAGGCCGTGGTGGTGGTGGCGGCGGCGGTGGTGGAGGACGTTTTCCTGGTCGGTATGCTCGTGGCTCCCAGGACAGCCGGAG GAATCCTCCACCAATGCGCACAGAGAATCGCCTCATTGTGGAGAATTTGTCATCAAGAGTCAGCTGGCAG GATTTAAAGGATTTCATGAGACAAGCTGGAGAGGTTACTTTTGCAGATGCCCATCGGCCAAAGCTTAATGAGGG TGTGGTTGAGTTTGCTTCTCATAGTGATCTAAAAAATGCCATGGAGAAGTTGTCTGGGAAGGAGATCAATGGAAGGAAAATCAAACTTGTCGAGGCGGCCAGGAAAAA ATCCAGAACTCGGTCCCGTTCAAATAGCTCTTCCCGTTCTCGTTCCCGAGGGCGCTCCACGTCACGTTCTCGTAGCCGCTCCCATTCCCACAGCCCCAAATCGCATAACCGCTCCAGAAGCCGGTCCCGTTCGGCCAGTGCTTCTCCTGTGCGGCCCAAAGAAGCACCACGTGCTGAATCGGCATCACCGCCGCCCCCAGCACAGCGCCCCCCACCGTCCCGCTCCCCATCTGCTGACAGTCGTCATTAG
- the max gene encoding protein max isoform X2: MSDNDDIEVDSDEESPRFHSVADKRAHHNALERKRRDHIKDSFHSLRDSVPALQGEKASRAQILDKATEYIQYMRRKNHTHQQDIDDLKRQNALLEQQVRALEKVKGTTQLQANYSSSDSSLYTNPKGSAVSAFDGGSDSSSESEPEEQRSRKKPRGEDS; the protein is encoded by the exons ATGAGCGACAACGATGATATCGAGGTCGATAGTGAT GAAGAATCACCGAGATTTCACTCTGTG GCAGACAAACGGGCACATCACAATGCGCTGGAGCGCAAACGTAGGGACCACATCAAAGACAGCTTTCACAGCCTTCGGGATTCCGTTCCCGCCTTGCAAGGGGAAAAG GCATCCCGAGCTCAAATCCTAGACAAAGCCACAGAGTACATCCAGTACATGCGACGGAAAAACCACACACACCAGCAGGACATCGACGACCTGAAGAGGCAGAACGCTCTGCTGGAGCAACAAG TACGGGCACTGGAGAAAGTCAAGGGGACCACACAGCTGCAGGCCAACTACTCCTCTTCAGACAGCAGCCTGTACACCAACCCCAAGGGCAGCGCTGTATCGGCCTTCGACGGTGGTTCCGACTCGAGCTCGGAGTCTGAGCCGGAGGAACAGCGTTCCCGGAAGAAGCCCCGTGGGGAGGACAGCTAA
- the slc10a1 gene encoding hepatic sodium/bile acid cotransporter isoform X1 codes for MEVTVNPAIDSNFSSFNTDANITSENFAFNENADKVIRLALIVILFITMVSLGCTMEISKIKNYFIKPKGVAIAVGAQYGIMPLTAFCFAKLFQLSPMESLSVLICGCCPGGNLSNIFALALEGDMNLSIVMTACSTALGLGMMPLLLYLYSQGISDLAESVPFTIITLALIMILVPGGIGILINYRVPQYSKIITQVGLALLLISFVVIGFLAGISQGGKFFKVLSRQLIAIAALMPLTGFICGYILASLFSMNAPCRRTVSMEVGCQNIQLCTTILKVAFPAEHIGQLYFFPIIYIVFQIVEALIFIVLFRCHQRLRPS; via the exons ATGGAGGTCACTGTAAATCCAGCCATCGATTCTAACTTTTCAAGCTTCAACACGGATGCAAACATCACCTCAGAAAACTTTGCATTCAATGAGAATGCTGACAAGGTTATCCGCTTGGCATTAATTGTTATTCTTTTTATCACCATGGTGTCTCTTGGATGCACAATGGAAATCTCAAAGATCAAGAATTATTTCATCAAACCAAAAGGGGTGGCAATTGCAGTTGGGGCTCAATATGGTATAATGCCCCTCACAGCCTTCTGCTTTGCAAAGCTGTTTCAGTTGAGTCCTATGGAGAGCTTATCTGTGTTAATTTGTGGGTGCTGTCCGGGAGGAAACCTCTCCAACATCTTTGCTCTGGCCCTCGAGGGAGACATGAACCTCAG TATTGTGATGACTGCTTGTTCCACGGCACTGGGATTGGGTATGATGCCCCTCCTGCTCTACCTGTACAGCCAGGGTATCTCAGACCTGGCAGAATCTGTTcctttcactatcatcactcTTGCCCTGATTATGATCTTGGTGCCCGGCGGTATTGGGATCCTGATCAACTACCGAGTGCCCCAGTATTCTAAGATCATCACTCAG GTTGGGTTGGCGCTGCTGCTGATCTCATTCGTTGTCATTGGTTTTCTTGCTGGTATATCTCAAGGAGGAAAATTTTTCAAAGTTCTGTCCCGTCAACTTATAGCCATTGCAGCATTGATGCCACTGACTGGATTCATATGTGGATATATATTGGCATCTCTGTTCAGCATGAATGCACC TTGCAGACGGACGGTTTCTATGGAGGTGGGTTGCCAGAACATTCAGCTGTGTACCACAATCCTGAAGGTGGCCTTCCCTGCTGAGCACATTGGTCAGCTGTATTTCTTCCCCATCATTTATATTGTGTTCCAGATAGTCGAGGCACTCATCTTCATAGTCCTGTTCAGATGCCATCAGAGACTGAGACCATCCTAA